AAGATATGAAAATTAAGATCATGAAGCAGCAACGGTATCTGGCATGGTGCCCAGCTTGTCCTCAACTGACACAGATACCTCTTGTTTTGACGATCCCTCTGGTGCACAAACAGGTTTTTCTCCAGCAGCAGCCGGGGTGCCATCTTTCTTTCCATCTGTGGGTTTAAGTGGTGATGGAATCAAGTGAGGTGGGGTTTCGTGCTTCAGCTTAACGAGTATCTGCCTCATCCTGGAAAGATCAGTAGGCTTTCCAGGCTTTGGACCCTGAACAATCACAACTGATGGCTTCTTTTCTGAatctttctttcctttcttcttttcTAGACTGGCAACTTCATGAGGAATGAGCTCTGAAATCGATTTCCAGTACTGCTTGTCCGCGTTTTTGTTAAAATTCTCTTGATTAGCCAAGAATAGCTGCAACCACACACCCATATATGTATTTAATGGATGAAAAATGAAGAAACGTAATTACAGGTAGAAATGAGCAGAGAGTAAAGAAGTTCTACCTTCTCCTTTTCTCTGATATTAACTTTGTTAGTTGCGCAGTTAAGTTCCCTTTTCTCATAAAAGGCTTTTTTGTACACTTCAGCTTCATCGAGAATCTGGTTTCGCATTTCCTTCtctcttttctctttctcttcgagCTCAATTGCGTTTTGGCTGAGTCAGCAGAAAAACATACTTCTTTGTCATTATATAATTTAATGGGACAAGTAGTTCCAAGCAGAACAAGCAAACGACAGGAATCAACTGCCATTTGCTGGAAAAGGAATAATATACCAAAAAACTAAACTGGAGCATCCCTAAAACAATTATTGCTGCATATTTTGCATGCAAACACACCACAAAAATGCATTTCCTTCCTATATAAACACTAATAAATTGGGGGCCAACAAAAGTACGTCATATGAAGCTTAATCACCAGACATGTAAGTAGCAGTTACCATTTATGAATTACACCACAAATTTTCTAGTGCTGTTTTTCAGCAAAGAGAAACTTATGTTGTAACAGAAGTTTTGCAGTAAAAATGTGGTCAAGAGTTGGATGCACTTTGTAATCTCATTAGACACCAAATGTAACCATCATTAATCATTTGAAGCAGAATTTAAAATTAGGATTCTAGAATATGCTTACAAGGGTGAAGAAGATCAATTTCAAAAATCTCTATAAAAATGATAAAACTAACTTTCAAGTATATGCACAGGTGTACCAGAAATAAATAGTTTAGTAACATGCTCCATTGACCAACTAGTATAGACAACGAAAGGAAAGAAAAGACATAAAGAATACAACATGAATAAGGCTTGTTGAGCCGGCCAGAATGAACATACAAGAAAAATTAAATTAGTAACAGGACTGCTTCAATACTCCTCATGATGCATCACATCCTATTACAACTTTTGACATCAACATATCTCTCTCTAATATGACATGTATCACATAGAAGTTTAACACTTATTTGAGAATTCTAAACCAATAAACATAAGAAATCATGTGTACTATGGAAGATCCAATTATCCCTATTGTTTATACAGGGTGCCTATATCGATCAGAAAAATTATGAAATGAAGGTCATGAAATCAAAACTGTAGTTATACTAATTTTTCCCTGCTTTTCCAAAAAATACACATAGAACCTACAACTACAAAAGTGAACCATCAAAATCCCTAACCATAATTTAGTGACAAGTAACCATATACCAATAGAAATTCAGAAATACCTAACTAATTCAAACCGCATTTTGATGCCCTGGTAAACAAAATAGGGGGAAAAATTGAATATCAAATGTTCATAAAATGAACCGTAAAGAAAACAGTTAGAAACCCTCACCGACGccattctcgaagaacaactccTTCCTCAGGTTCCATTTCagtaggaggaagaagaggacCATCATCAGAAACAAAAACACCACCATTATCATACATCTTCTCATGACCGTTCGATTCAGGAACCTCCGAGAACAAAGAAGGTGAATATTCAGAATTTTTAGTATCATCATTAGGTTCATCAGCAACAGTTGAAGTAAAACCATAAGTTTCTGTAGATGGAGTAACATTATCATCATCTACTACAACATTAGATACACGATGAACGGTGAAATCATCATCGTTGTGCAAACCTtcctgaggaggaggaggaggaatagAAGATAAATCGCTAGGGGtttctttaatttcttcttcttcttcttcttctacttcgttAACATCAAAATTAGAGTCAAAACGTTGAGAAGGAAGACGAGGGTCATAACCTATGTaaccatcatcaacatcatcgaaAGGACTGtttgatgaaaccctaatttcttcacctTCTCCTTCATTGCTGCTGAATGTATTCTGGAACGACGccattttctctctctctaaaaTTTCTTGGGTAAAACTAATTCTTCGAATTTCTTTGCTTTTCTTTACTTGAATTTGAAGGGAAATTAACGTGTTTTAGACTTTAGTTTCTAAAGTTGAAAAAAAGCATGAAAATGCGTGCACTAGCTGCAGTTATGGATAACCGAACGAAAAGGAAGATTTTAATTCAAAATTAATACCAAAAATCCTGGTGAACGATTGAAATTAGTCAAACTGAGTCAATAGTCATCAGTGCAAATACAATATTTGTCTTACTAGGTTGGATGATAGAGGGAATACTATGACATTTGGAGGTCGTCAAGTAGTCTGAGTCCTCTCCCCTTTTCTCTCTGaaccaaagaagaaggaaaaaaactaCTTTCTTCAAAAACTTAAATCCTTGATCCGTccgtttttggtttgatttttcagATCCACCAGACGGATCGAGTTTGTTTCTTTGTATATATTTAAGGAGGAAGCCAATAAATCGTGTAAGAAATTCTAATACTCTTACACGAAATTACCACTATTCTGAAATTTTTGGCTTACACTTTCTCTatatttttcattgttttcacACATTTTTTCAAATCCCAAATGTGTCGCACATTTGAGCTTGTAGAGGTGTGACCCATTCAACTCATGGTTCTCTCCGGCGACTTTTCCTGACGACTGAAAGCCAATTTCAATCGTCGTATTCACCATGAATTCTTCGAGATTTCCAatcgttttttatttctttttgatttctctACCACGGTTCCTTAGTTTTGggatttttgttttcctttttcgcTTTTTCCCTTTTCCTTTGATTACtgtttttgggttttcttttagggtttcagtcgccgtttttaggttttatctgtGTTTGCCATGGCTAGATCCACTAGGGCGTCTTCCCGTCCTCAGCTTCCTGCAACTCCTTCTTCCCAGACGCCTTTGAACTCTTCCTCATCCACAGACTTAGTTTCTTCAGGTGATGGCTTCTGCCATTGCCTCTCAAGTCTTTTCAGAGTTGTCGTGATGGTGTAAACAGCAGAGGTTACGCCAAGGGCTCGTTCATGAAATATTTAATCGACAAGCATTTGAATTATGAAGACGACAAATCATTTTGCAGAGAGTTGATTGCTAATAACTTGCACATTTATCGTGCATGGGAAAAAACTCTTAATCATCTTTGAATgtgttgcagttgcagttgcatGCAATTGCATGCTTGGAGAATGCCTTGCAAGGGACGGGAAGGTACTGTGCATAGGGAGGTCATCGCTGGACCAGGTTCAGGTGTCGCTTTTCTACTACACGGTCTTCCAAAACCAGCTGAGGTTAGTACTGAAAACTTGGGTTCTAACAATGATGTTGTCTGTGATGTTTCTACGGCTGTCTGTGATGTTTCTACGGACAGTGCTGCTGACGCCGTAAGGGTTATTTCGAGTGACATACTCAATGACATATTTCAAAGACAGTTTACAACTGTTACTAGCATTCCGTATAAATGCAGGCTAGCATTCTCAAGAGAATTGAAAGTATGTCTCGACAGAGTCATTGTTAGCCCAAACAACCTTTCAGCTTGGCTGCAACTTATCCTCCTTCCCATTTGTACGCTAACCCTGTTCAAACCGAGAAGCTCATCAGAAGAAAAATCAGGGAACTGGAAGAGATTACAAGTCGCGACTATCATCAATGCACTTTCAGTTTGGAAAGAGCCGAATGGGTGTTTTATTttggaaaacaaattacttcagcAACCTGTGCGTACTGGGGTTAGGAAGTCAGATTCAAAGAAGCAGGGAGCTGCCAATCTGTTGGCTTGCCAGAAGAAGATTAGTTGCGGTCACTTTGCTACCGCAATCAAGGTACTTTCTTCATCTGGTGTGGCTCCATGTAATGAGTTTACGCACCAAGATTTGCTGGATAAACACCCACATGCGCCCCTTCCTGTTGTGCCAAGTGATGATATTTTGGTTGACGCGGTAACAGTGGACTCTCGGGCTATATTGGGTGCTATCAAGAGCTTCCCAAAAGGGACATCGTGCGGCCGGGATGGATTTCGTGCACAACATTTGGTGGATGTGATGAGTGGGGCTGCAGCTGCAGTCGCGGATAATTTACTTGCTTCAATCACAGGGGTTGTCAATCTTTGGTTGGCTAGAAAATGTCCCGGGAGTTTAGGCGAGTTCATTGCTAGTGCACCCCTAACTCTGTTGCTTAAACCTGGAGGTGGTATTAGGCCAATTGttgttggcacggtttggcgaaGATTGGTCTCTAAAGTGGCTGCTTTCTCTATTGGAAAGGATATGACTTCGTATTTGGGAGATTATTTTACATGTTGTAAACTACTTACTGGAGATGAAAGGTCACTCAGATAAAATGTCAATGCTGCTCATTGACTTTTCTAATGCTTTCAACATGGTGAGTAGATCTCAGCTCATCAAGGAAGTCCGTATTCATTGTCTaggtatttctcgctgggtagaattttgttactcGAGACCTGCTAAACTCTACTATAACCAGTATATTTTGTCTTCTGCACTTGGAGTTCAGCAAGGTGACCCCCTCGGTCCCTTGTTGTTCGCGTTGACACTTCACCCTCTAGTGAAGACTATCACTTCTCAGTGCAAACTCGATTTACAcgcttggtaccttgatgatggtactatTATTGATGATACATTGGAGGTAGCCAAGGCCTTGAGCATaattgaaattgaaggtccaagcAGGGGTTTACATCTGAATGTTAAGAAAACAGAAGTATTTTGGCCTTCTCTTGATCCAATAAGCACAGCCGATGGTGTTTTTCCCCCTGATATTGGTAGACCCTCTAATGGCGTTAAACTCTTGGGTGGTTctgtgagtttggatttgaactttattagtgatatgatgttgaatagggtgaataagactgttcaactaatgtctgcaatcaaaaaactcaagtaccctcaaagtgagatgttATTACTTTTTAATTGTACTGGGGTGTCAAGACTATATTTTGCAATGCGAACTACCAATCCTGCAGCCCTGCAGCCAGCCGATGATCTTTTTGATGACCATGTTCTTAAGTACTTGAGGCTACTAATCACTGGagatggtgctggttttggtcctTTACAGCAGATATTAGCTACCCTGCCTATCAAGGATGGTGGCCTTGGCATCTACACCATGGATGACACTCGCGCCTACTGGTTTCTTGCTTCTCAGAGTCAAACAACTTCGGTGCGAAAAGCAATTCTTGGCAGCTTATTCTCAACGAACAAAGGTTCTGCTTATCAGTTGGATCTTCAGAATTTTATCCAGGTTTGTGGATTGCCTCCTTCTTATTGTGTCCATGATGTTTcccccccttccatgcactccctggcagttacttattttgatgcagtcaaGAAGAGAATCCCATACTAATTTTccatgtctgcaagagattccattttgtggcagTGTAATCATGtcaagcatgcacaagattatttacTGACGGTTCCCATTAGTGGGCATAACCAATGCCTTGGACCTAGACAGTTCAGAGCAGTGATTTGCTACCGCTTTGGCATcccattgtttgttgagaatagcTTATGCTCAAGTTGTAACAAACCTATGGACATCTTTGGAGACCATgtgcttcattgtgctaaagatgttgggAGTAAGTTACGACATGACCTTGTTCGTGATGTGGCTGTagacatttgttacaaagctaatGTGCATGCACGCAAGGAAGTCTCTCTCGGTATTCTATCAGACGATGACAAGGATTTGAGGCATGCTGACattcttgttctcaactgggagaatggtcgagatgtttgtatggatgtcacagtgGTCTCGCCCTTTGCTGGTGATGGCATTCACTCTTTTGCTCCGGGAAAAGCTATATCTAATGCAATCTCTCACAAACGCACCAAATACCTGGACAAGTGCACTGCACTTGGATATGGCCTGGGAGTCCTAGATTTTTCCACTTTAGGAGAATTTGGTGAAGATGCTTTGTGTTTTTTTAAGCGCTTAAAGAATTGTCTAGTCTGTACTGATGctggtagtggttttggtagttccatttttcatagattaggtatcactattcaaagaggagttggagcccagcttgtggcCAGGCTACCAACCAAAACATCTGTATGAGTTTATTATCCaaaaatcccaaataaaaaaaattgtttctaaattttttttatggttttctAACTGGTCTGATGGTTTCACAAAACCATCATGAGTTGTTTTCATATTCTCTAATTAGGTTCTTTTGGTGGGTTTGGATTTGCATTGTTCTGGATGAAAACTATCTACTTTGTCAAATATGGAGATCGTTTCTAAagaaattaatttgggtatattaCTTCCCTTTTATGGAAGCATCTGATATCTTTGATGATCAAGAAACAAAATGGTTTAAAACCATTATAAGAATTTCCAATCCTTCAAAGGGCTGCGAAAGTTTAATAGGATTTTCATATCTCGTTTCTTTAAGTTTTGATTGTAAATCTTGTAACATCTGTATTGTCCTTTTTATTGATGTAATTGATCAATGTAATCCTTAaaacctcaatttgaatgaggtattctaataaataaaatttagggttttttttttgaagcccctgtttccatcaaaaaaaaaaggtagtCTGAGTCAAGTAATGAAAGGGAAGCCCCGATTCGCGTTCGTTCTTGCCTGTCTTTCTAGCAACAAATTCTAGTCACATATCATTGGTATTGGATGTATCGTTAGGTTGTGTAGAGTCAAATCTGCTCCGCCTTTTTTACGTTGCAGAAAAGAGATCCCTTACCCCCGCCCGCTTTCTAAAATGATGAATATCAAGTCCGGGAGGCTGCAAGTTCTATGGATCCTCTGACTCCCGGTTGCCTTCCCGACATCGAATGgatttcaaaatggaacagtGAAGAGGTAGTggagtatttatttatttttaaccaGGTTGATGACCTGGACTAGCTCATTAGAGCATCTCCGATGGTTGAGGTCAAGGTCATCCTATGTGGATGTTTTATTTATACcctttggttgtaggatttgctATACGATAAAAacgaaataaaataataagattctCTACCTAAATTTCATCTCCAATCCCCAAGGTATTATTGTCTAACactttttatttaaatttagagGTAAAAGATGATGTTGACTTAATATCCAAGGTCATGAAGAAAGTCTTACTATGATCAACAATTGAAATCTTGActataaaaaaaataactaaacAAGCTAATATGCGAACTAAAGAAATAAAATCCCTTAAAAAAACTTCTTATATACATGATTTTGTCAACAACGCAATGACTCATAAATCATTTCAGGCTATCTAAAGATTATATTAGTACCAAGTACATTCAACTCaatcaacaaaaagaaggaaaataaGTATAAAAGTTGTATCAGAGAAAACTATCCTAAGTTAAACTTTTGAAATGCTTGTATATCCATAAAACGAGATTCATAACACACTAGATCGAGAAAGAGAATAGAAATGTCTAAATTCTACCCAAAAGGAGACAcggacaaataaaacaacaaaaaacaaaacaatacaTGGATCCTTGTTTATAACCTGCTTATGAAGAGGTCACACTAACTTAGCTACTTTTCATTCAtcatttattattatatttttaaagataaaatggtCATACTGACTTAAGATACGGACCCAATTATGATTCATCCGCCAAATCCTCAAAAGGAAGGTGACAAGATTCTAGAAGCAAAATCCGATTAGGATTATCAACTAAATCCTCAACAGGAGTGGTCAAACAATTGATACAAATAAGAAAAAAAGTTTTGGTTTATATCTCTAGGTATGTTGGACTCTATGAAGTATAGACTCTCAAGCATGATTAAAAGGTTTATGAAACCTAtcagagcattgctcagttgaacccacaagttatgctatctcaagtttgttgtcaatgttaggtgatcaaaactatatcttgatttttagtctactaagtcaagtttctgataggttagaattgtagttgggTATCAGAGATCAcacttgaagactgaagatcaacgaagacatttggaaaacttatgtatcaagtatgtgaagactggaACATTTTATTTTACTTACTATACCATcgttctatctattgagactatgtcgtatgacttataatagatttacaaagaagaagtttcgagtcaagcttgtcttgtgaaaaatcccgaaatatgatttagcaatTAGATGTTCAAAGGACCTTAACAATATTTgatctatgaattaatttgtggatcgatTGAAAATTGCCCATACAAATGATCATATCACTGGGGAacgtttcaaacatcataagagagaaataaaaCTTACTGAAATTTCTAGCCAGGGTAGGTTGGCGAGCCAGTTCTCACACCATAGATATATGAGATATaaaaatacaggaaggttggcgaaccagttcgcaaatcgCAAGTTCATTTGGGtacagttcacgaacccggttggaaaaccgtggtgaactgatttTATAAATTGGATAATTGGTTAGCATTTAGCGAACCCGGTTCAAGATCCGTGGTCAACTGATTTaggtagtctagtagggttggcgaactcggttcacgaaccgtagcacccgTATTCGTGAACCATCCCTACAGTTAGAAAACCATTGGAACAATTGTCCCGATAATGTTTAGCaaatgcttaaagacttattgttttaatacgtttagcattgctagaactctcttaacacttctaagactttatTGATCCCTTAAACGCTTATgtatgtgtatcatgattaatttcttaggtgtttaaatgaacatcaaatagcttttagttctttggctaactttccaaactgaacagtcattatacacggttccataaCCGAACCTATGTGTACATCTTATATTGTAGTTTGAAGACCTaatttgtttgcttgaatctcaaattatcttagcttgaattctaagctaacccCGGACTtcgaaaactataaatagagcatctcTGTCAACTGGGAAAATTAATCCCGAACACTTCGTGTCTTAGTTTATTGTAGAGTCGTCTTCTATTGGACTTTCAGGTCTATGATTAAAAGATTTCGCTTGGGGAttggtgaagccaggtccaactatctttaccttgatagttcatgtgatttttcttttctgttatcgacgttttcataatctctttcaggcaagatagatagtaatcacaaagtttgtgtatcctgatcttagttgatctttcgacgattgttcctgagaggtggttaagaatctaggatgcttTTCGGGATCGTaaattccggatttgtgaggtttgatagcttgtctattgcaaacagatttacataccttgatctttgatataaacagaaatcaaataggcttatctgttaaaggtagattggtatcaaaagtcttcacttcagctaaaacaactcttaggttgtaaaggacgtcatctaagggaattaagtgcataGAActttgtgaggttcaagagacgtaaggagggcaactgtaactgaatcacttggaGGGTGGGTTCGgcctcaactatattccagtgtgaagtctgatagtaggctagtgtctatgacggcttaatacagtgtggtgttcaatctggacgaagTTTTGTGGGGTTTTATgctattgcagtttcctcgttaacaaaattcctagtgtcttgtgtttttccttttccgtattatattgtttatttttataactaGATTTACACAAGTTTGTATGTATTCAGTCTAAGTTGATACGTTCGCTTAATTGTCATCGACTACGAGACCAGTTTTTTGTAGAATTCGTATATTGAAagaagtttaatcacttggcaga
Above is a genomic segment from Papaver somniferum cultivar HN1 chromosome 10, ASM357369v1, whole genome shotgun sequence containing:
- the LOC113319490 gene encoding clathrin light chain 1-like; the protein is MASFQNTFSSNEGEGEEIRVSSNSPFDDVDDGYIGYDPRLPSQRFDSNFDVNEVEEEEEEEIKETPSDLSSIPPPPPQEGLHNDDDFTVHRVSNVVVDDDNVTPSTETYGFTSTVADEPNDDTKNSEYSPSLFSEVPESNGHEKMYDNGGVFVSDDGPLLPPTEMEPEEGVVLREWRRQNAIELEEKEKREKEMRNQILDEAEVYKKAFYEKRELNCATNKVNIREKEKLFLANQENFNKNADKQYWKSISELIPHEVASLEKKKGKKDSEKKPSVVIVQGPKPGKPTDLSRMRQILVKLKHETPPHLIPSPLKPTDGKKDGTPAAAGEKPVCAPEGSSKQEVSVSVEDKLGTMPDTVAAS